Proteins encoded together in one Camelina sativa cultivar DH55 chromosome 9, Cs, whole genome shotgun sequence window:
- the LOC104715924 gene encoding F-box/kelch-repeat protein At2g24250-like, translated as MAEPATKKKEKISSLYPDWSQLPEELLHLISKNMKENNCFDVVHARSVCTSWRSAFAFPSSLLRPRYSIPTFKSESEDLFTLEKIPLFLFRVKTPPPTARNVVLPCEYFLGAISRDNHMELLPSPLECSMEVTIPGAVPTFVNMRDCQIIPLGHKYRLIDWETSHVAFLPVDKEGGGEFVVLRSCYNCFMVFASVEKRWKRLKNIPHGVCSNIVTFRGRFYASHSGEVFVIDPYSLKVTLLFPPPQDHVHFLVPCGNDELFLVRTIIPGDGVSQFSRLTCRVSRLNEKAGTWVEVSNLGDHVFFITGHFGNFSCSVKELPHGCGLTENSILFTQLPRDIAFPYIYGVHTRNSWKNCLVKLNTSFPIMAFPAEHY; from the coding sequence ATGGCAGAACCtgcaacgaagaagaaggagaagatatCATCTTTGTACCCAGACTGGTCTCAGCTCCCGGAAGAGCTACTGCACCTTATCTCCAAGAATATGAAGGAGAACAACTGTTTCGATGTAGTTCATGCTCGCTCTGTTTGCACCTCGTGGCGATCCGCGTTTGCCTTTCCTTCTTCCCTTTTACGCCCACGTTACTCTATTCCCACTTTCAAAAGCGAAAGCGAAGACTTGTTCACCCTGGAGAAGATCCCTTTGTTCCTCTTTAGAGTCAAAACTCCTCCTCCTACCGCTCGTAATGTTGTGTTGCCTTGTGAGTATTTTCTAGGAGCAATAAGCCGAGATAATCATATGGAGCTTCTTCCATCTCCCCTTGAGTGCTCAATGGAAGTGACTATTCCAGGAGCTGTGCCAACCTTCGTGAACATGCGTGACTGCCAGATCATCCCTCTGGGCCATAAGTACAGACTGATTGACTGGGAAACAAGTCACGTGGCTTTTCTTCCGGTTGACAAGGAGGGAGGAGGAGAATTTGTTGTGCTTCGTAGCTGCTATAACTGTTTTATGGTGTTTGCAAGTGTCGAAAAGAGGTGGAAGCGGCTCAAGAACATCCCACATGGTGTATGCTCGAATATAGTCACTTTTAGAGGCAGATTTTATGCATCTCATTCGGGAGAAGTTTTTGTTATCGATCCTTATTCGCTGAAGGTAACTCTCCTGTTCCCCCCACCTCAGGATCACGTACACTTTCTGGTTCCATGTGGGAATGATGAACTTTTCCTCGTTAGGACAATCATCCCAGGAGATGGTGTATCACAGTTTAGTAGGCTAACCTGTAGAGTAAGTAGGCTTAATGAGAAGGCTGGTACATGGGTTGAGGTCAGCAATCTGGGAGACcatgtattttttattactGGTCACTTTGGAAATTTCTCTTGCTCAGTTAAGGAGCTTCCTCATGGTTGTGGTTTGACTGAAAACTCGATTTTGTTCACCCAGCTGCCAAGAGATATAGCTTTCCCCTATATATACGGAGTACATACAAGAAACTCATGGAAGAATTGTTTGGTTAAACTCAACACATCCTTTCCGATCATGGCTTTCCCTGCTGAGCACTACTAG
- the LOC104715925 gene encoding F-box/kelch-repeat protein At2g24250-like yields the protein MATSSIMPDWSQLPEELLHLISTHLEDYCFDLVHARSVCTSWRSTFPFPSSLLRPRYSLPHFPLESKDLCTLEKVPLFLFRVRTPPAAELPYECFLGAIGRDASDDHMKLRPPSLQCSVKVKILGYDPTLMMMNMLDCQIIPLGHQYRMIGREHNRSAFLPLDKEGGGGEFVVVSSFLYDFMVLTSVEMRWKQLENIPNGRCTNIVTFRNKFYASFTTSKVVAIDPYSLEVTILFSSPENFSYLVQSGNEELFLVEVIFPFHIEIKFRVSRLDEEAGKWVEVTDLGGRVLFICRHLGNFCCFAKKLPHGLSGNSILFSHGPRYVNLIYKYGVHTGNSEDDLNCWRPSGEKDVMIVDNFSGWKL from the coding sequence ATGGCAACATCATCGATAATGCCAGACTGGTCTCAGCTACCGGAAGAGCTACTGCACCTTATCTCGACGCATCTAGAGGATTACTGTTTTGATTTAGTTCATGCTCGCTCTGTTTGCACCTCGTGGCGATCCACTTTTCCCTTTCCTTCTTCCCTGTTACGCCCAAGATACTCTCTTCCCCACTTCCCATTAGAAAGCAAAGACTTGTGCACCTTAGAGAAGGTTCCTTTGTTCCTCTTTAGAGTTAGAACCCCTCCTGCCGCTGAGTTGCCCTATGAGTGTTTTCTAGGAGCAATAGGCCGAGATGCTTCAGATGATCATATGAAGCTACGTCCACCTTCCCTTCAGTGCTCAGTAAAAGTGAAGATTCTAGGATATGATCCAaccttgatgatgatgaacatgcTTGACTGCCAGATCATCCCTCTGGGCCATCAGTACAGAATGATCGGTAGGGAACACAATCGCTCGGCTTTTCTCCCGCTAGACAAagagggaggaggaggagaattcGTTGTGGTTAGTAGCTTCCTTTACGATTTTATGGTGCTAACAAGTGTAGAAATGAGGTGGAAGCAGCTCGAGAACATCCCAAATGGTAGATGCACGAATATAGTCACTTTTAGAAACAAATTCTACGCAAGTTTTACTACCAGTAAAGTTGTTGCTATCGATCCTTATTCGCTGGAGGTTACTATTCTGTTTTCCTCACCTGAGAATTTTAGCTATCTGGTTCAGTCCGGCAATGAAGAACTTTTCCTGGTTGAGGTAATCTTCCCCTTTCATATTGAAATCAAATTTAGAGTGAGTAGGCTAGATGAGGAAGCTGGTAAATGGGTTGAGGTCACCGATTTGGGAGGCCGTGTATTGTTTATTTGTAGACACTTGGGAAATTTCTGCTGCTTCGCTAAAAAGCTTCCTCATGGTTTGAGTGGGAACTCGATTTTGTTCAGCCATGGGCCACGCTATGTAAATTTGATCTATAAATATGGAGTACATACCGGAAACTCAGAAGACGATCTCAACTGTTGGAGACCGTCAGGGGAGAAAGATGTGATGATCGTGGACAATTTTTCCGGTTGGAAACTTTAG
- the LOC104713869 gene encoding BTB/POZ domain-containing protein At2g24240-like, whose protein sequence is MGISKDRIKFNVGGRLFETTATTLANAGRDSFFGALFDDGWNLSPQDSVIFVDRNSDCFAVLLDLLRTGDLNVPANIPERLLHREASFYGLLDHVRTARWGPFDGNRLRLSDSVKGTSPGDGTAIRAGPDGGCCVAHGSVVHVYDWMLEEHSPINLDYQRVNDVGWIDSDNIVLSACERLGRGDGGMGLFSSSSGDLRYKFQVSHDNQVKSYTAGALSFSPDYEIFASCKGRSNEYGIGVWDQITGKQTDFFYESPGWSLGDADKLQWLNGKNCLLVATLFPRKDNCYISLLDFRDKNMVWSWSDIGSPMAIDEKRVRDAIAMEDSNSICVVNEFEDLGFIDLRMYGGSVRWSSRSKLMKSKMPDEPCYPKLALHEGQLFSSMNDSISVFRGPDWVLTSRLRRSYGGSICDFSIGGDRLFALHSEENVFDVWETPPPPII, encoded by the coding sequence ATGGGTATCTCAAAAGATAGGATCAAATTCAACGTAGGTGGAAGACTTTTCGAAACGACGGCGACAACGTTGGCAAACGCAGGTCGCGATTCTTTCTTCGGAGCATTGTTCGACGACGGATGGAACCTCTCACCGCAAGATTCTGTTATTTTCGTCGACAGAAACTCAGATTGCTTCGCCGTTCTTCTTGATCTCCTCCGTACCGGAGACCTTAACGTTCCCGCCAACATACCAGAGCGTCTCCTTCATAGAGAAGCTTCTTTCTACGGTTTACTTGACCACGTACGGACCGCCAGATGGGGTCCGTTCGATGGTAACAGACTCCGTCTATCGGATTCTGTTAAAGGAACATCTCCCGGAGACGGAACCGCCATCAGGGCCGGACCTGATGGTGGTTGTTGTGTCGCGCACGGGAGTGTTGTTCATGTGTATGATTGGATGTTGGAAGAACACTCTCCTATAAACCTTGATTACCAGAGAGTCAATGATGTTGGCTGGATTGATTCAGATAACATTGTTCTCTCTGCTTGTGAGAGATTAGGGAGAGGAGATGGAGGCATGGGACTGTTCAGTTCATCATCCGGTGATCTTCGGTATAAGTTTCAGGTCTCTCATGACAATCAGGTGAAGAGTTATACAGCTGGAGCTTTGAGTTTTTCGCCGGATTATGAGATTTTCGCGAGCTGTAAAGGTCGGAGTAATGAGTACGGAATCGGAGTTTGGGATCAGATAACCGGAAAACAAACTGACTTCTTCTACGAGAGTCCCGGTTGGTCACTTGGTGATGCTGACAAGCTTCAATGGTTGAATGGTAAGAATTGTCTTCTTGTCGCTACATTGTTTCCAAGAAAAGACAACTGTTACATTAGCTTGTTGGATTTTCGAGACAAGAACATGGTTTGGTCTTGGTCTGATATCGGGTCTCCGATGGCTATAGAcgagaagagagtgagagatgcAATAGCTATGGAAGATAGCAATTCGATTTGTGTGGTGAATGAGTTTGAGGATTTGGGTTTTATTGATCTGAGGATGTATGGAGGAAGTGTGAGGTGGAGTTCGAGAAGTAAACTGATGAAGAGTAAGATGCCTGACGAGCCTTGTTACCCGAAACTGGCTTTGCATGAAGGCCAGCTTTTCTCATCGATGAATGATTCCATATCTGTGTTTCGTGGACCAGACTGGGTCTTAACTTCTAGGCTAAGAAGAAGCTATGGTGGCTCAATCTGTGATTTCTCCATTGGTGGCGATCGGCTTTTCGCATTGCATAGTGAAGAGAATGTGTTTGATGTTTGGGAGACTCCACCTCCTCCTATCATCTGA
- the LOC104713872 gene encoding F-box/kelch-repeat protein At1g64840-like: protein MAEPETKKKTSSIMPDWSQLPEELLYHISTHLEEENCFDVVHARSVCTLWRSAFPFPSSLLRQSYSLPTFPPSESKELCTYEKFPLFLFRLRAPHANAAEYFMGGIGRDESEEDHLELLPSPLQCSVKVKIPGSDTTSMNMLDCQILSLGHQYRMIGKKLNGLAFLPLDKEEGKRGEFVVLRIYSRGAPLLVLTSEEMRWKPLEIDNTLGSICVDIFICRGRFYAAFLPGQVFSIDPYSLEVTLLLPSPQPVHSLVPFGNDELFLVETTFHNLDVADSKRVSCRASRLDEKTGTWVEVKDLGNRVLIIGGLGNVSFSAKELPLGCGLNGNSILFINQPGGVTSAFKYGEPTEYFEDDVDCWRPSRENRVIVHNKSFPMVAFQAVNASLP, encoded by the coding sequence ATGGCAGAACccgaaacgaagaagaagacatcatcGATAATGCCAGACTGGTCTCAGCTCCCTGAAGAGCTACTCTACCACATCTCCACCCATCTAGAAGAGGAGAACTGTTTCGATGTAGTTCATGCTCGCTCTGTTTGCACCCTGTGGCGATCCGCATTTCCCTTTCCTTCTTCCCTTTTACGCCAAAGCTATTCTCTTCCCACATTCCCTCCTTCAGAAAGCAAAGAGTTGTGCACCTACGAGAAGTTCCCTCTGTTCCTCTTTAGACTCCGAGCTCCTCATGCTAATGCTGCTGAGTATTTTATGGGAGGGATTGGCCGAGATGAGTCAGAGGAGGATCATTTGGAGCTGCTTCCGTCTCCTCTTCAATGCTCAGTCAAAGTCAAGATTCCAGGATCTGACACAACCTCGATGAACATGCTTGACTGTCAGATTCTCTCTCTAGGCCATCAGTACAGAATGATTGGTAAGAAGCTTAATGGCCTGGCTTTTCTTCCGCTAGACAAGGAGGAGGGAAAAAGAGGAGAATTTGTTGTGCTTCGCATATACTCTCGCGGTGCCCCTTTGCTGGTGTTAACAAGTGAGGAAATGAGGTGGAAGCCGCTTGAGATCGACAACACTTTGGGTAGTATATGCGTGGATATATTCATTTGTAGAGGAAGGTTCTATGCAGCTTTTCTTCCTGGACAAGTTTTCAGTATCGATCCTTATTCGCTGGAGGTGACTCTCTTGTTACCCTCACCTCAGCCAGTACACTCGCTGGTTCCATTTGGCAATGATGAACTTTTCCTGGTTGAAACAACCTTCCACAATCTTGATGTAGCAGATAGTAAACGGGTATCATGTAGAGCGAGTAGGCTCGATGAGAAAACCGGTACATGGGTTGAAGTCAAGGATTTGGGAAACCGTGTATTGATTATTGGAGGGCTGGGAAATGTCTCTTTCTCTGCTAAGGAGCTTCCTCTTGGTTGTGGTCTGAATGGGAACTCGATTTTGTTCATTAATCAGCCAGGCGGTGTAACCTCCGCCTTTAAGTATGGAGAACCTACGGAATACTTTGAAGACGATGTCGATTGTTGGAGACCCTCTAGGGAGAATCGTGTGATCGTCCACAACAAATCCTTTCCGATGGTGGCCTTCCAGGCTGTAAATGCAAGTCTACCATAG
- the LOC104713871 gene encoding LOW QUALITY PROTEIN: F-box/kelch-repeat protein At2g24250-like (The sequence of the model RefSeq protein was modified relative to this genomic sequence to represent the inferred CDS: inserted 2 bases in 1 codon): MIPDWSQLPEELLPLISTQLEENCFDVVHARMGPSGSNSFISVTTSSSANPKVVSFLSANMAEPATRKTKKISSLYPDWSQLPEELLHFICKKNLKEDNCFDVVHARSVCRSWRXYSVPSFADFPLESKDLCTLQKIPLFLFRIKTPPLDSDAAEYFLGGIGRDESEEDHMKQLLPSPLQCSVKVKIPGSDPTLLNMLDCQIIPLGHQYRIIGKECKHMAFLPLDKDRGGGEFVVLVPCHSCLLVLTSAEMRWKRLGNIPYAFSLDIVTFRGRFYASCYACNTFVIDPYSLEVTLLFPVPKNIHYLVPCGDDELFLIEELVGIYLAVGVGGLDISQLTFRVSRLDEEAGKWVEVNNLGDRVLFIGGGLRNVSISAKELPYGCGLTGNSILFTHMPSNVTFAFKYGVHTGNAEDDLNCWRSSRENPVVKLNTSFPVMTLRVER, from the exons ATGATACCAGACTGGTCTCAGCTTCCTGAAGAGCTATTGCCTCTTATCTCGACGCAGCTAGAGGAGAACTGTTTCGATGTAGTTCATGCTCGAATG GGACCTTCCGGCTCCAACTCTTTCATCTCAGTTACGACG TCTTCATCAGCAAACCCTAAAGTAGTAAGCTTTTTGTCAGCAAATATGGCAGAACCTGCaacgaggaagacgaagaagatatCATCTTTGTACCCAGACTGGTCTCAGCTCCCGGAAGAGCTACTGCACTTTATCTGCAAGAAGAATCTGAAGGAGGACAACTGTTTCGATGTAGTTCATGCTCGCTCTGTTTGCCGCTCGTGGCG TTACTCTGTTCCGTCGTTCGCCGACTTCCCTTTAGAAAGCAAAGACTTGTGCACCCTCCAAAAGATCCCTTTGTTCCTCTTTAGAATCAAAACTCCTCCTCTTGATAGTGATGCTGCTGAGTATTTTCTGGGAGGGATAGGCCGAGATGAGTCAGAGGAGGATCATATGAAGCAGCTTCTTCCATCTCCCCTTCAGTGCTCAGTGAAAGTCAAGATTCCAGGATCTGATCCTACCTTGCTGAACATGCTCGACTGCCAGATCATCCCTCTGGGACATCAGTACAGAATAATCGGTAAGGAATGCAAGCACATGGCTTTTCTTCCGCTAGACAAGGAccgaggaggaggagaattCGTTGTGCTTGTACCATGCCATTCCTGTTTACTGGTGTTAACAAGTGCTGAAATGAGGTGGAAGCGGCTTGGTAACATCCCATATGCTTTCTCCTTGGATATAGTCACTTTTAGAGGCCGGTTTTATGCATCTTGTTATGCCTGTAATACTTTCGTCATTGATCCTTATTCGCTCGAGGTGACTCTTCTGTTTCCCGTACCTAAGAATATACACTATCTGGTTCCATGTGGCGATGATGAACTTTTCCTGATTGAGGAGCTTGTGGGAATCTACCTAGCTGTTGGTGTTGGTGGATTAGACATTAGTCAGTTAACATTTAGAGTAAGTAGGCTAGATGAGGAGGCTGGTAAATGGGTTGAGGTCAATAATCTGGGAGACCGTGTATTGTTCATTGGTGGAGGCTTACGAAATGTCTCTATCTCAGCTAAGGAGCTTCCCTATGGTTGTGGTTTAACCGGGAACTCGATTTTGTTCACCCATATGCCAAGCAATGTAACTTTCGCCTTTAAATATGGTGTACATACTGGAAACGCGGAAGACGATCTCAACTGTTGGAGATCCTCAAGGGAGAATCCTGTGGTGAAACTCAACACTTCCTTTCCGGTCATGACTCTCCGGGTTGAACGCTAG
- the LOC104713874 gene encoding F-box/kelch-repeat protein At2g24250-like, translating to MSSSSTSSIMPDWSQLPEELLPLISKHLEENCFDVIHARSVCSLWRSIFPFPSSLLRPSYSLPEYSLHRDLKEMITLEKVPLFLFRVLTPCVADDVSTSEYYLGGIGRHESEEDHMELPSPLQCSVKVKIPGTVPTLMNMIDCQIIPLGHEYRMMGRPLSCVAFLPLDKERGGGAFVVLVTYRLCLLVLTSAEMRWKRLSNIRGASSWDVVTFRGRFYASRSSCTTFVIDPYSLEVTLLSPVHLRVPHEIYYLVPCGDDELFLVEGTYPAVDGLDLDISQLTFRVRRLDEEACTWVEVNNLGDRVLFIGGRSRKFSISAKELPHGCGLTGNSILFTHLRGNVTFAFKYGVHAGNAVDNLNCWRSSRENRVMILKKFAPVVAFQVER from the coding sequence atgtcttcttcatcaacatcGTCGATAATGCCAGACTGGTCTCAGCTCCCTGAAGAGCTATTGCCTCTCATCTCGAAGCATCTAGAGGAGAACTGTTTCGATGTAATTCATGCTCGCTCTGTTTGCAGCTTGTGGCGATCCATATTTCCCTTTCCTTCTTCCCTACTACGCCCAAGTTACTCTCTTCCCGAGTACTCGCTACACAGAGATCTTAAAGAAATGATCACCCTCGAGAAGGTACCTTTGTTCCTCTTTAGAGTCCTAACTCCTTGTGTTGCTGATGATGTGTCGACTTCAGAGTATTATCTGGGAGGAATAGGCCGACATGAGTCAGAGGAGGATCATATGGAGCTTCCATCTCCTCTTCAGTGCTCAGTGAAAGTCAAGATTCCAGGAACTGTGCCAACTTTGATGAACATGATCGACTGCCAGATCATCCCTCTGGGACATGAGTACAGAATGATGGGTCGGCCTCTTAGTTGCGTGGCTTTTCTTCCGCTAGACAAGGAGCGAGGAGGAGGAGCATTCGTTGTGCTTGTCACATACCGTCTCTGTTTGTTGGTGTTAACAAGTGCTGAAATGAGGTGGAAGCGGCTTAGTAACATCCGAGGTGCTTCATCCTGGGATGTAGTCACTTTTAGAGGCAGGTTTTATGCATCTCGTTCTTCCTGTACTACTTTCGTCATCGATCCTTATTCGCTTGAGGTGACTCTTCTGTCTCCCGTACACTTACGCGTGCCTCATGAAATATACTATCTGGTTCCATGTGGCGATGATGAACTTTTCCTAGTTGAGGGAACCTACCCAGCTGTTGATGGATTAGATTTAGATATTAGTCAGTTAACATTTAGAGTAAGGAGGCTTGATGAGGAGGCATGTACATGGGTTGAGGTCAATAATCTGGGAGACCGTGTCTTGTTTATTGGTGGACGCTCGAGAAAATTCTCTATCTCAGCTAAGGAGCTTCCTCATGGTTGTGGTTTAACTGGCAACTCGATTTTGTTCACCCATCTGCGAGGCAATGTAACTTTCGCCTTTAAATATGGAGTACATGCAGGAAACGCGGTAGACAATCTCAATTGTTGGAGATCCTCAAGGGAGAATCGTGTGATGATCCTCAAAAAATTTGCTCCGGTCGTGGCCTTCCAGGTTGAACGCTAG